Proteins from a single region of Bradyrhizobium diazoefficiens:
- the pgsA gene encoding CDP-diacylglycerol--glycerol-3-phosphate 3-phosphatidyltransferase, with protein sequence MNIATTRGTTSRAMSLPNILTYGRIAAIPVVVGCIYAQSIADYPLWLRWVAVAIFIGAAVTDYLDGYYARIWNQQSAFGRMLDPIADKLLVASCLLMLAADGIIHGWSLWAAIVILCREILVSGLREYLAALRVSVPVTKLAKWKTTVQLVAIGFLLAGPAGDEVVPVVSLIGLVLLWASAILTMYTGYDYFRAGIHHLIKEDEG encoded by the coding sequence ATGAACATCGCCACGACACGAGGGACGACCAGCCGCGCGATGTCCCTCCCGAACATCCTGACCTATGGCCGGATCGCCGCGATCCCGGTCGTGGTCGGATGCATCTATGCGCAGTCGATCGCGGACTATCCGCTGTGGCTGCGCTGGGTCGCGGTCGCGATCTTCATCGGCGCTGCGGTGACGGACTATCTCGACGGCTATTACGCGCGGATCTGGAATCAGCAATCGGCGTTCGGCCGGATGCTCGACCCGATCGCCGACAAGCTGCTGGTCGCCTCCTGCCTGCTGATGCTCGCCGCCGACGGCATCATCCACGGCTGGTCGCTGTGGGCCGCCATCGTGATCCTGTGCCGCGAGATCCTGGTCTCGGGCCTGCGCGAATACCTCGCGGCGCTGCGCGTCAGCGTGCCCGTGACCAAGCTCGCCAAATGGAAGACCACCGTTCAGCTCGTCGCCATCGGCTTCCTGCTCGCAGGTCCTGCCGGTGACGAGGTGGTTCCCGTGGTTTCGCTGATCGGCCTCGTCCTGCTGTGGGCCTCGGCGATCCTGACCATGTACACCGGCTATGACTATTTCCGCGCCGGCATCCATCACCTCATCAAGGAGGACGAGGGATGA
- the moaD gene encoding molybdopterin converting factor subunit 1, translating into MKVKYFAWVRERVGKAEETIEPPATVRTVEELIAWLSGRSEAYAHAFEKPKVIRTAIDHAHVKADAVIAGAREIAFFPPMTGG; encoded by the coding sequence ATGAAGGTGAAGTACTTCGCCTGGGTGCGTGAGCGCGTCGGCAAGGCCGAAGAGACCATCGAGCCGCCCGCGACCGTGCGCACCGTCGAGGAGCTGATCGCCTGGCTGTCCGGCCGGAGCGAGGCCTATGCTCATGCCTTCGAGAAGCCGAAAGTGATCCGCACCGCGATCGACCACGCCCATGTCAAGGCGGACGCTGTGATCGCCGGCGCCCGCGAGATTGCCTTCTTCCCGCCGATGACAGGCGGCTAG
- a CDS encoding molybdenum cofactor biosynthesis protein MoaE — protein MTSSVTSCPVAIRIQEDDFDIAREIAVVTHGRTDVGAVVSFSGICRADDDSSKIAALTLEHYPGMAEEEIKRHVDEAISRWPLNGVTVIHRVGRFMPGQNIVLVLTASQHRRAAFEAAEFLMDYLKTSAPFWKKEESATGTGWVEAQARDDESAARWTRS, from the coding sequence ATGACCTCTTCCGTCACCAGCTGTCCCGTCGCCATCCGCATCCAGGAAGACGATTTCGACATTGCGCGCGAGATCGCGGTGGTGACCCACGGCCGCACCGATGTCGGTGCAGTCGTCAGCTTTTCCGGCATCTGCCGCGCCGATGACGACAGTTCGAAGATCGCGGCACTCACGCTCGAGCACTACCCGGGCATGGCCGAAGAAGAGATCAAGCGCCATGTCGACGAAGCCATCTCGCGCTGGCCGCTCAACGGTGTCACGGTCATCCACCGCGTCGGGCGGTTCATGCCCGGCCAGAACATCGTGCTGGTGCTCACCGCCTCGCAACACCGTCGGGCCGCTTTCGAGGCGGCCGAATTCCTGATGGATTATCTCAAGACCAGCGCGCCGTTCTGGAAGAAGGAAGAGAGCGCCACCGGCACCGGCTGGGTCGAGGCCCAGGCCCGTGACGACGAGTCCGCCGCACGCTGGACCAGATCCTGA
- the prmB gene encoding 50S ribosomal protein L3 N(5)-glutamine methyltransferase — MARTSKKAPRGRAAPQFARVGRGELLTLIDYVRYAVSRFVEAKLAFAHGTTDPVAEAVFLVCEALHLHPDQFESFGHARITMAEGKTLLDLIHQRVTTRKPAAYLVNKIYMRGLPFYVDERVIVPRSFIGELLESHFGGHGEAGSLIDDPTSVERVLDLCTGSGCLAILAAYHFPNAIVDAVDVSKAALEVAARNIGEHGLDERITLHRGDLFSPLGGNKYDLIITNPPYVDAEGMAELPPECRAEPKLAFDGGADGLDVVRRILRDAPDHLAPDGGLICEIGRGRELVDEAFPELSLLWLDTEESEGEVFWIAAADFG, encoded by the coding sequence ATGGCACGAACATCCAAAAAGGCCCCGCGCGGCCGCGCCGCGCCGCAATTCGCGAGGGTCGGCCGCGGCGAGTTGCTCACGCTCATCGATTACGTCCGCTATGCGGTCAGCCGCTTTGTCGAGGCGAAGCTTGCCTTTGCCCACGGCACCACCGATCCGGTCGCAGAAGCCGTCTTCCTGGTCTGCGAGGCGCTACATCTGCATCCCGACCAGTTCGAGAGCTTTGGCCATGCTCGCATCACCATGGCCGAAGGCAAGACGCTGCTTGATCTCATCCATCAGCGCGTGACCACACGCAAACCGGCGGCCTATCTCGTCAACAAGATCTACATGCGCGGCCTGCCCTTCTATGTCGACGAGCGCGTCATCGTTCCGCGCTCCTTCATCGGCGAGCTCCTGGAGTCGCATTTCGGCGGCCACGGCGAAGCAGGGTCTCTGATCGACGATCCCACGTCCGTCGAGCGCGTACTCGATCTCTGTACGGGGTCGGGATGCCTCGCGATCCTCGCCGCGTATCATTTCCCGAATGCGATTGTTGATGCCGTCGACGTCTCCAAGGCCGCGCTGGAGGTTGCTGCGCGCAATATCGGGGAGCACGGCCTGGATGAGCGGATCACGCTTCATCGCGGCGATCTGTTCTCGCCGCTCGGCGGCAACAAATACGATTTGATCATCACCAACCCGCCTTACGTCGATGCTGAAGGGATGGCGGAGCTGCCGCCGGAATGCCGGGCCGAGCCCAAGCTCGCCTTCGACGGCGGCGCCGACGGTCTCGACGTGGTCCGCCGCATCCTGCGCGATGCACCCGATCACTTGGCGCCGGATGGCGGCTTGATCTGCGAGATCGGCCGCGGCCGCGAGCTGGTCGACGAGGCCTTTCCGGAACTGTCCCTGCTCTGGCTCGACACCGAGGAGTCTGAGGGCGAGGTGTTCTGGATTGCGGCGGCCGATTTCGGCTGA
- a CDS encoding phage holin family protein, translating to MLAPSGELLRAGMALKLNHLKRAARSYLRDRASQATGRLTSYAVAAGLLAVAVLFLVAAFFVGLIALYRWVAITYGQFWGFGAVAAVLLVLAAVCAGVAIAQMNRRPRPIVPLASRMRVAIASPRIPRGTVKQAVKEVATTIPLVPLAPGERGRGGSTFSARTNRPVQLGLMLAAIGLLGFTAARRRRRHHGLDA from the coding sequence ATGCTCGCGCCATCGGGCGAATTGCTGCGCGCCGGCATGGCGCTGAAACTCAACCATCTCAAGCGCGCCGCCCGGTCCTATCTGCGTGACCGCGCCAGCCAGGCCACCGGACGCCTGACCTCCTATGCGGTCGCGGCGGGATTGCTTGCGGTGGCAGTCCTGTTCCTCGTTGCGGCATTCTTTGTTGGCCTGATCGCGCTGTATCGCTGGGTTGCCATCACCTACGGGCAATTCTGGGGTTTCGGTGCCGTCGCAGCCGTGCTGCTGGTTTTGGCCGCAGTCTGCGCCGGGGTGGCCATCGCCCAGATGAATCGCCGTCCCCGACCGATCGTGCCGCTCGCCAGCCGCATGCGTGTCGCGATCGCCTCACCGCGGATCCCGCGCGGAACAGTCAAGCAGGCGGTCAAGGAGGTCGCGACGACGATTCCGCTGGTGCCGCTCGCACCGGGCGAACGCGGCCGTGGCGGCAGTACCTTCTCGGCTCGGACCAACCGCCCCGTGCAGCTGGGCCTGATGCTTGCGGCTATCGGATTGCTGGGCTTCACGGCAGCGCGGCGGCGGCGCCGTCATCACGGACTGGACGCCTGA
- a CDS encoding YihY/virulence factor BrkB family protein has protein sequence MRVRHSEQLDSWLLIAATAVFVLTAERYVQESGLIRPGPPQHNRNNEANSPETNPASAAMQPGRGRRSKSPFKIPWAGWKDIFWRTYQRIDEDRLLATAGGVVFFGLLAVFPAVTALVSSYGLFADPSTISANLQTLAAMLPEGSFQIVQDQVARVVSKGNTALGATFLFGFVLAIWSANAGVKAIFDALNVAYEEREKRSFIKLNLISLSFTVGGIVALLVMVGTVVAFPLALDHLGLAPESKLIVALARWPLLFVILLVALAILYRFAPSRDSPRWQWLSIGAVTAALLWIAGSALLSLYLSKFANYNATYGSLGAAIGLMMWMWMSAIVIMFGAELNSEIERQTLRDTTTGRPKPLGSREAVSADTVGAAAPS, from the coding sequence ATGCGTGTGCGGCACTCCGAGCAGCTCGACTCCTGGCTGCTGATCGCCGCCACGGCGGTCTTCGTCCTCACCGCGGAACGCTATGTCCAGGAGTCCGGGCTGATCCGGCCGGGGCCTCCGCAACACAATCGCAATAACGAAGCAAATTCACCGGAAACGAACCCGGCAAGCGCGGCCATGCAGCCCGGCCGTGGCCGCCGCTCAAAGAGCCCATTTAAGATCCCCTGGGCGGGTTGGAAGGATATCTTCTGGCGCACCTATCAGCGCATCGACGAAGATCGCCTGCTGGCGACCGCCGGCGGTGTGGTGTTCTTCGGGCTGCTTGCGGTATTTCCCGCCGTGACAGCGCTCGTCTCATCCTACGGCCTGTTCGCTGATCCCTCGACGATCAGCGCCAATCTCCAGACGCTTGCGGCCATGCTCCCCGAAGGCTCGTTCCAGATCGTCCAGGACCAGGTCGCCCGCGTGGTATCGAAAGGCAACACGGCGCTTGGCGCCACCTTCCTGTTCGGCTTCGTGCTCGCGATCTGGAGCGCCAATGCCGGGGTCAAAGCGATCTTCGACGCCCTCAATGTCGCCTATGAGGAGCGCGAGAAGCGCAGCTTCATCAAGCTGAACCTTATTTCCCTGAGCTTCACGGTCGGCGGTATCGTGGCCCTCCTGGTCATGGTCGGCACCGTGGTTGCCTTCCCGCTTGCGCTCGACCACCTCGGCCTTGCGCCGGAGAGCAAGCTGATCGTCGCGCTGGCGCGCTGGCCGCTGCTGTTCGTCATCCTGCTGGTGGCGCTCGCCATTCTCTACCGCTTCGCGCCCAGCCGCGATTCGCCGCGCTGGCAGTGGCTGAGCATCGGCGCCGTGACCGCTGCCCTGCTCTGGATCGCCGGCTCGGCGCTGCTGTCCCTGTATCTGTCGAAATTCGCCAACTACAACGCGACCTACGGCTCGCTCGGCGCCGCCATCGGGCTGATGATGTGGATGTGGATGTCGGCGATCGTCATCATGTTCGGCGCCGAGCTGAACTCGGAAATCGAGCGGCAGACCCTGCGCGACACGACCACCGGGCGACCCAAGCCGCTCGGCAGCCGCGAGGCGGTCTCGGCCGACACGGTCGGCGCCGCCGCGCCATCCTGA
- a CDS encoding EAL domain-containing protein gives MIRISTIFIAICMVLVAASLGLVLYSVAGISGTESAIVALTALTFLILYNAVSMRLRDRSDVGGQIADLSRGTADLARQVAEFGRRLAAIEGRIASSNSANSDRVQSVVGEINELGGLVRQLAATVSTHEDLLAGSAPAPAPIARLETAPPIDLIAPFEEQPAAPPPPPAPPLRTAPAPAVQAANAVQRVNGRTQAQMLATLRNAIDENRIDIFLQPMVTLPQRKVRFYEAVTRVRDERDQLIAAEEFISIAEASGLIGRIDNMVLLRCVQVLRRLMVRNKDVGVFCNVAASTLGNSTTFAQCLDFLEANRALAPSLVLEFKQSTFRALGPAETENLAALAQRGFRFSIDHVTDLRIEPRELADRGVRFIKVPASLLLDPKQASTSDIHPSDLSDLLGRFGIDLIAERIEGERAVVDLLDYDVRFGQGFLFAPPRPLRPEGASATGGAAPNQAQDIQGSNGPGTPSPSATSAATPAAPSSRITGNAALARRI, from the coding sequence ATGATTCGCATTTCGACGATCTTCATCGCCATCTGCATGGTTCTGGTCGCGGCCTCGCTCGGGCTTGTGCTCTACTCGGTGGCCGGCATCAGCGGAACCGAATCCGCGATCGTGGCGCTGACCGCGCTGACCTTCCTGATCCTCTACAACGCGGTGTCGATGCGGCTACGCGACCGCAGCGACGTCGGCGGCCAGATCGCTGACCTCTCGCGCGGCACCGCCGACCTCGCCCGTCAGGTGGCCGAGTTCGGGCGCCGGTTAGCTGCGATCGAGGGCCGCATCGCCTCGTCCAATTCGGCCAATTCCGATCGGGTCCAGTCGGTCGTCGGCGAGATCAACGAGCTCGGCGGATTGGTCAGGCAGCTTGCCGCCACCGTATCAACCCATGAGGATCTGCTGGCCGGCAGCGCGCCGGCTCCCGCTCCGATCGCCCGGCTGGAAACGGCGCCGCCGATCGATCTGATTGCGCCCTTCGAGGAGCAACCTGCCGCTCCTCCCCCACCTCCTGCACCGCCGTTGCGGACAGCGCCCGCACCGGCCGTCCAGGCCGCCAACGCCGTCCAGAGGGTCAACGGCCGCACCCAGGCCCAGATGCTGGCGACGCTGCGCAACGCGATCGACGAGAACCGCATCGACATCTTCCTCCAGCCGATGGTGACGCTGCCGCAGCGCAAGGTCCGCTTCTATGAGGCCGTGACGCGGGTCCGAGACGAGCGCGACCAGCTGATTGCCGCCGAGGAGTTCATCAGCATCGCCGAGGCCTCCGGGCTGATCGGTCGCATCGACAACATGGTGTTGCTGCGCTGTGTCCAGGTGCTGCGCCGGCTGATGGTGCGCAACAAGGATGTCGGCGTGTTCTGCAACGTCGCCGCCTCGACCCTCGGCAATTCCACCACTTTCGCGCAATGCCTCGACTTCCTCGAAGCCAACCGGGCGCTGGCGCCGTCGCTGGTGCTGGAGTTCAAGCAGTCGACGTTTCGCGCTCTCGGCCCCGCCGAGACCGAGAACCTCGCCGCGCTCGCGCAGCGCGGCTTCCGCTTCTCGATCGACCATGTCACCGACTTGCGGATCGAGCCGCGCGAGCTTGCCGATCGCGGCGTGCGCTTCATCAAGGTGCCGGCGTCCCTGCTGCTCGACCCGAAGCAGGCGTCGACCTCGGACATTCACCCCTCCGACCTGTCCGACCTGCTCGGCCGCTTCGGCATCGACCTGATCGCCGAGCGGATCGAGGGCGAGCGCGCGGTGGTCGACCTGCTCGACTATGACGTGCGGTTCGGCCAGGGCTTTTTGTTCGCGCCGCCCCGGCCATTGCGGCCCGAGGGGGCATCTGCTACCGGCGGAGCCGCGCCGAACCAGGCGCAAGACATTCAAGGATCCAATGGCCCCGGTACACCCAGCCCAAGCGCAACATCGGCTGCGACGCCTGCCGCCCCGTCATCGCGCATCACCGGCAATGCGGCGCTGGCGCGCCGCATCTGA
- a CDS encoding TIGR01459 family HAD-type hydrolase: MTTLHFAQSLRELVGGVDVILSDIWGVVHNGLESFPEACEALHTYRSRGGTVILITNAPRPADSVQRQLRKLGVTDETYDAIVSSGDLTRLYVADHPGRKMFWLGPDRDSSIYRGLDATTAPLEEADYIVCTGLYDDETETAEDYRGMMLKARERKLTLVCANPDIVVERGDRLIYCAGAIAELYRELGGEVIFYGKPHRPIYERAMALAGEHQGHPIDQKKVLAIGDSVRTDLTGAREFGIDCLFVTRGIHAEEFEGLDQLDPKSVLELFGHPPKALMRELKW; this comes from the coding sequence ATGACGACGCTGCATTTTGCACAAAGCCTGCGCGAGCTCGTGGGCGGGGTCGACGTCATACTCAGCGACATCTGGGGCGTGGTCCATAACGGCCTGGAATCCTTCCCCGAAGCCTGTGAGGCGCTGCACACTTATCGCAGCCGCGGCGGTACGGTGATCCTGATCACCAACGCGCCACGCCCGGCTGACTCCGTGCAGCGGCAGTTGCGCAAGCTCGGCGTCACCGACGAGACCTACGACGCGATCGTCTCTTCCGGCGATTTGACGCGGCTCTATGTCGCCGACCATCCTGGCCGCAAGATGTTCTGGCTCGGCCCTGACCGCGACAGCTCGATCTATCGCGGCCTCGACGCGACGACCGCGCCGCTGGAAGAGGCCGACTACATCGTCTGCACCGGTCTCTACGATGACGAGACAGAGACCGCGGAAGACTATCGCGGCATGATGCTCAAGGCGCGCGAGCGCAAGCTGACGCTGGTCTGCGCCAATCCGGATATCGTGGTCGAGCGCGGCGACCGATTGATCTATTGCGCTGGGGCGATTGCGGAACTCTACCGCGAGCTCGGCGGCGAGGTGATCTTTTACGGCAAGCCGCACCGGCCGATCTATGAGCGCGCGATGGCGCTGGCCGGCGAGCACCAGGGCCACCCCATCGACCAGAAAAAGGTGCTGGCGATCGGCGATTCCGTCCGCACCGACCTGACCGGCGCGCGCGAATTCGGCATCGATTGCCTGTTCGTCACCCGCGGCATCCATGCCGAGGAGTTCGAGGGCCTCGACCAGCTCGATCCCAAATCGGTGTTGGAATTGTTCGGTCACCCGCCGAAGGCGCTGATGCGTGAACTGAAGTGGTGA
- a CDS encoding response regulator — protein MAVDLSMPVLVVDDYSTMIRIIRNLLKQLGFDNIDDASDGSAALNKMRGKKYGLVISDWNMEPMTGYDLLREVRADPNLATTPFIMITAESKTENVIAAKKAGVNNYIVKPFNAATLKTKIEAVFPDMASA, from the coding sequence ATGGCGGTTGATTTGTCGATGCCGGTTCTAGTGGTGGATGACTACAGCACCATGATCCGTATCATCAGGAATCTGCTGAAGCAGCTTGGCTTCGATAATATCGATGATGCCAGCGACGGTTCGGCGGCGCTGAACAAGATGCGCGGCAAAAAGTACGGGCTCGTGATTTCCGACTGGAACATGGAGCCGATGACGGGCTACGACCTGCTGCGCGAAGTGCGCGCGGATCCCAACCTCGCCACCACGCCCTTCATCATGATCACGGCGGAATCGAAGACCGAGAACGTGATCGCGGCCAAGAAGGCCGGCGTGAACAACTACATCGTCAAGCCGTTTAACGCGGCGACGCTGAAGACCAAGATCGAGGCGGTCTTCCCGGACATGGCGAGCGCGTAA
- a CDS encoding bifunctional riboflavin kinase/FAD synthetase has protein sequence MAPQFTVIRDTTPDSAILKGAVVAMGNFDGVHLGHRAVIAAALEMGRAHGRPALALTFEPHPRRFFSPNTPQFRLTDERAKLRLLAGTGLDGAVVMTFDKARAGTSAQDFIHDELIERLGVSGIAVGYDFHFGKGRVGSPSLLANEAPRLGIEIDVQPHVDIDERPVSSSAIRIALAEGQLDEATTMLGAPWFITGEVIHGEKRGRDLGYPTANIRLDANCGLKHGIYAVRVGRGDERLDGVASFGRRPTFDNGAPLLEIFLFDFKGDLYGQVLDCAFIGFIREERKFDSLEALIRQMDDDSARARAMLAAAPDAFPRLGTVD, from the coding sequence ATGGCCCCGCAATTTACCGTTATCCGCGATACCACGCCGGATTCCGCGATCCTGAAGGGGGCCGTGGTCGCCATGGGCAATTTCGACGGGGTCCATCTCGGCCACCGGGCCGTGATTGCCGCAGCCCTGGAAATGGGCCGGGCGCATGGCCGCCCTGCGCTGGCGCTGACCTTCGAGCCGCATCCTCGCCGGTTTTTCAGTCCCAACACCCCGCAATTTCGCCTGACGGACGAGCGGGCCAAGCTGCGGCTGCTGGCCGGGACCGGGCTTGACGGCGCCGTGGTCATGACCTTCGACAAGGCCCGCGCCGGAACCAGCGCGCAAGATTTCATTCACGATGAGCTTATCGAGCGCCTCGGCGTCAGCGGGATTGCGGTCGGCTACGACTTCCATTTCGGCAAGGGCCGGGTCGGCTCACCGAGCCTGCTGGCAAACGAGGCGCCCCGGCTCGGCATCGAGATCGACGTGCAACCGCATGTCGATATCGACGAGCGGCCGGTCTCCTCCAGCGCGATCCGGATCGCGCTCGCCGAGGGGCAGCTCGACGAGGCCACCACCATGCTGGGCGCGCCCTGGTTCATCACCGGGGAGGTCATCCACGGCGAGAAACGCGGCCGCGATCTCGGCTACCCCACCGCCAACATCCGGCTCGATGCCAATTGCGGCCTGAAGCACGGCATCTACGCGGTGCGGGTCGGCCGCGGCGACGAGCGCCTGGACGGTGTGGCAAGCTTCGGCCGCCGCCCGACCTTTGATAATGGCGCACCGCTCCTGGAAATCTTCCTGTTCGACTTCAAGGGTGATCTTTACGGCCAGGTGCTGGACTGCGCCTTTATCGGCTTCATTCGCGAGGAGCGGAAATTCGACAGCCTGGAGGCCCTGATCCGGCAGATGGACGATGATTCCGCCCGCGCCCGCGCCATGCTGGCCGCCGCCCCGGACGCGTTTCCGCGGCTCGGGACCGTCGATTGA